A portion of the Adhaeribacter radiodurans genome contains these proteins:
- a CDS encoding VOC family protein, producing the protein MDTEYKIPTETRIGHVHLKVSDLKRSLAFYCDLLGFELMMYYGDAAAFISAGGYHHHIGLNTWNSKDAPPATREGVGLYHTAIVYPTRKDLANIYKRLRTANYPNIGASDHGVSEALYLRDPDNNGVELYWDKPRNSWPKESNGSLTMYTHPLDLEDLLKEAS; encoded by the coding sequence ATGGATACCGAATATAAAATACCGACAGAAACCAGAATTGGACACGTTCATTTAAAAGTATCGGACTTAAAACGTTCCCTGGCCTTTTATTGCGACTTGTTAGGCTTTGAACTTATGATGTACTACGGTGATGCAGCTGCCTTTATTTCAGCCGGCGGTTATCATCATCACATTGGGTTAAATACCTGGAATAGTAAAGATGCCCCTCCCGCTACCCGGGAAGGAGTGGGGCTATATCACACGGCGATTGTTTATCCTACCCGGAAAGATTTGGCAAACATTTACAAAAGGCTGCGCACTGCCAACTATCCTAACATTGGAGCTTCTGACCATGGTGTGTCCGAAGCCCTATATTTACGCGACCCCGATAATAATGGTGTGGAACTGTATTGGGACAAACCCAGAAATAGCTGGCCAAAAGAATCTAATGGTTCCCTTACCATGTATACGCACCCCCTTGATCTGGAAGATTTGCTGAAAGAAGCAAGTTGA
- a CDS encoding HlyD family secretion protein, with amino-acid sequence MDRYSKVEDILDRSDDITEVMTQIPHWIVRGGMTYLFFCIVSLLGIGWFIRYPDVINSKLILTSSNPPARIVAQANGKLQHIFFKENDQVETGALLGVIENPANSSEVLDLLNSLRSTHFSTLLTKQTLNLPDESNLGELQKEYAAFNRAYQELKLFNQIDPVAKEISATRQELKEHINLLEKQAKEKEFYKTEVNLVKKDYDRNAFLYKNKVIADKQIEDNERELLGVKRSFEQLESNIASTKIKLVQLQKALVLLVIQNQEKRNQYELSFTESYKNLLSALSNWEQKYLLKSPISGKVTYLKYWSNNQYVTTGDEVMVIVPHTAQTIIGKIALPIQNSGKVKVGQKVNIYLKNYPYQEFGTILGLVKSISLVPKDNLYVIEIILPSGLKTSYHKKLDFKQEMQGSAEIITEELRLLERIFYQFRVLRQNI; translated from the coding sequence ATGGACAGGTACAGCAAAGTAGAGGATATCCTGGATAGAAGCGACGACATTACCGAGGTAATGACGCAAATTCCGCATTGGATAGTGAGAGGAGGAATGACTTACTTATTTTTTTGCATTGTTTCGTTGTTAGGCATTGGTTGGTTTATCCGGTATCCGGATGTGATTAATTCGAAGCTGATACTTACTTCCTCTAATCCACCTGCTCGAATAGTAGCGCAAGCTAATGGTAAACTTCAGCATATTTTTTTTAAAGAAAACGACCAGGTAGAAACAGGAGCATTACTAGGCGTAATCGAAAACCCGGCGAATAGTTCAGAAGTATTGGATTTACTAAATTCATTACGTTCTACTCATTTTTCAACCCTACTTACTAAACAAACCCTAAATTTACCCGATGAAAGTAACCTGGGCGAATTGCAGAAAGAATACGCAGCTTTTAACCGGGCTTACCAGGAATTAAAACTTTTCAACCAAATAGATCCGGTTGCCAAAGAAATTTCAGCCACACGGCAGGAATTAAAGGAACATATAAACTTATTGGAAAAGCAGGCCAAGGAAAAGGAATTTTATAAAACCGAAGTTAACTTAGTAAAAAAAGATTATGATCGAAATGCCTTTCTGTACAAAAATAAAGTTATTGCCGACAAGCAAATAGAAGATAATGAAAGGGAATTACTCGGGGTTAAACGAAGCTTTGAACAACTAGAATCCAACATTGCCTCCACTAAAATTAAGTTAGTGCAATTGCAAAAAGCCCTAGTTTTATTAGTAATACAAAATCAGGAAAAAAGAAATCAATATGAGTTAAGCTTTACGGAGTCTTATAAAAATTTATTAAGCGCACTATCAAACTGGGAGCAAAAATACCTGTTAAAATCTCCTATTTCGGGGAAAGTAACTTATTTAAAATACTGGAGCAATAATCAATATGTAACCACAGGGGATGAAGTAATGGTAATTGTACCGCATACGGCCCAGACAATCATTGGTAAAATAGCGTTGCCTATCCAAAACTCCGGCAAAGTAAAAGTGGGACAAAAAGTAAATATCTACTTGAAAAACTATCCTTACCAGGAGTTTGGAACTATACTTGGCCTGGTAAAATCCATATCATTGGTTCCGAAAGATAATTTGTATGTAATTGAAATTATACTTCCAAGTGGTCTAAAAACCAGTTATCATAAAAAGTTAGATTTTAAGCAGGAAATGCAGGGCAGTGCCGAAATTATTACAGAAGAATTAAGACTATTGGAACGAATATTTTATCAATTCCGGGTCTTGAGGCAGAATATATAA
- a CDS encoding plastocyanin/azurin family copper-binding protein, with protein MLNIWILGLCLNLITGYFFEHSESFPPKVYTVEIKGMEFLPAQIKVKKGDTIVWINKDIVVHTVTEEKRKAWTSSLIPIGKSWKMVVKESSLYYCTLHPVMKGQIQVQ; from the coding sequence ATGCTTAATATTTGGATTTTGGGATTATGTCTTAACCTGATTACAGGTTATTTCTTCGAACATTCGGAAAGCTTCCCGCCGAAAGTTTATACAGTAGAGATAAAAGGTATGGAGTTTCTGCCCGCTCAGATTAAAGTAAAAAAAGGAGATACTATTGTTTGGATAAATAAAGATATAGTGGTTCATACTGTTACAGAAGAAAAAAGAAAAGCCTGGACCTCCTCTCTAATTCCTATTGGGAAATCCTGGAAAATGGTAGTAAAAGAAAGTTCGTTATATTACTGTACGCTACACCCGGTAATGAAAGGGCAAATACAGGTACAATAA
- a CDS encoding DUF4142 domain-containing protein, producing the protein MKTLSEFRKLALAGYFSILVFPVIAQNNPKLSDAEVAAVAVTANQIDIDKAKLAKDKSKNPEVLQFAETMANDHQGVIQQASALVKKLGVTPKDNAVNQQLLAEANKTEKSLQAKNGKDFDKAYIDNEVTYHQAVISAVSDLLIPETDNQELKGLLQNIIPALKAHLQHAQMLQKQFSSK; encoded by the coding sequence ATGAAAACGCTTTCAGAATTTAGAAAATTAGCACTAGCGGGGTATTTTTCCATTCTTGTTTTTCCCGTCATTGCCCAAAACAACCCTAAACTTTCCGATGCAGAAGTAGCAGCAGTAGCGGTTACGGCTAATCAGATTGACATTGATAAAGCCAAACTCGCAAAAGATAAATCTAAGAATCCAGAAGTTCTTCAATTTGCCGAAACTATGGCAAACGATCACCAGGGAGTAATTCAACAAGCATCGGCCCTCGTGAAAAAGTTAGGAGTTACTCCAAAGGATAATGCCGTTAATCAACAATTATTAGCTGAAGCGAATAAAACAGAAAAATCTTTACAGGCAAAAAATGGTAAAGACTTTGATAAAGCCTATATTGATAATGAAGTTACGTATCACCAGGCCGTAATCTCAGCTGTGAGTGATCTTTTAATTCCTGAAACCGACAACCAAGAGCTGAAAGGATTACTGCAAAATATTATACCCGCCTTAAAGGCACATCTGCAGCACGCCCAAATGTTGCAAAAGCAATTTAGTTCTAAGTAA
- a CDS encoding M20 metallopeptidase family protein yields the protein MKKVLTFLYLAVMVAMVLACSQSKTENETKTGPGSETKTEKQTETESSSKPQMNPPKTTPPNNNNATWVQNIPTQDLIKWRRHIHQNPEVSFKEEQTSKYVEDVLKSLSNIEIIKPAKTSVIGVLKGAQPGKTVASRADMDALPLQEETGLPYSSKMKNVSHACGHDAHTAMLLATATTLSKMQDQIKGTVYFIFQHAEEQPPGGALDIVNSGDLKGIDAFFGMHVLPNFPAGHVGILPEGAASTAQDIFNLTIIGKGSHGSMPHLGIDPIVVGAAVVSALQTVVSRNVTPGEMTVVSIGKFQSGDAPNVIADKAELAASIRTTSEETRKMVENRIKTIIDNTTKAYGATYKLEYIPTYPAIQNDAALTTLARNSAATILGKDQIFNAPMMTASEDFAYYKKIAPVGFITLGIGEGAANHNPKFNVDESALQNGVKAQVQIILDYLNN from the coding sequence ATGAAAAAAGTTCTGACGTTCCTTTATTTGGCTGTCATGGTTGCCATGGTACTGGCTTGCAGTCAGTCCAAGACTGAAAATGAAACTAAAACAGGGCCTGGATCCGAAACAAAAACTGAAAAACAAACCGAAACCGAATCCTCTTCTAAACCTCAGATGAATCCACCTAAAACTACTCCTCCCAATAATAACAATGCTACCTGGGTGCAAAACATACCAACCCAAGATCTTATAAAATGGAGAAGGCACATCCATCAAAATCCGGAAGTATCTTTTAAAGAAGAGCAAACCAGTAAGTACGTGGAAGATGTACTAAAATCCCTTTCCAACATTGAAATTATAAAACCGGCTAAAACCAGCGTTATTGGTGTACTAAAAGGTGCCCAACCGGGAAAAACCGTAGCTTCTAGAGCCGACATGGATGCCTTGCCATTGCAGGAAGAAACCGGGTTGCCTTATAGCTCTAAAATGAAAAATGTTAGTCACGCTTGTGGTCATGATGCGCATACGGCTATGCTGCTAGCTACTGCCACTACCTTATCCAAAATGCAGGATCAGATTAAAGGTACGGTTTACTTTATATTTCAGCACGCTGAGGAACAACCACCCGGAGGAGCTTTAGATATTGTTAATTCCGGGGATTTAAAGGGAATAGATGCTTTTTTTGGAATGCATGTTTTGCCTAATTTCCCAGCCGGCCACGTTGGTATTTTGCCTGAAGGAGCCGCTTCGACCGCTCAGGACATCTTTAATCTAACTATTATTGGAAAGGGATCGCATGGTTCTATGCCCCATCTGGGAATTGACCCGATAGTGGTAGGCGCGGCAGTTGTGAGCGCTTTACAAACTGTTGTATCCCGCAATGTGACACCCGGAGAAATGACGGTAGTTTCTATCGGTAAATTTCAATCGGGGGATGCGCCCAATGTGATTGCAGACAAGGCGGAATTAGCTGCCAGCATTCGTACTACGTCAGAAGAAACCAGGAAAATGGTAGAAAACAGAATAAAAACTATCATTGACAACACCACCAAGGCCTATGGCGCTACTTACAAATTAGAATATATTCCTACCTATCCGGCCATTCAAAACGATGCTGCCCTTACTACTCTGGCTAGAAACAGTGCGGCTACCATCTTGGGGAAGGATCAAATTTTTAATGCTCCCATGATGACCGCTAGTGAAGATTTTGCCTATTACAAAAAAATAGCACCGGTCGGTTTTATTACCTTGGGCATTGGGGAAGGTGCTGCCAACCATAACCCTAAATTTAATGTGGATGAAAGCGCCTTACAAAATGGAGTAAAAGCTCAAGTACAAATTATTCTGGACTACTTAAATAACTAA
- a CDS encoding peptidase domain-containing ABC transporter, which translates to MKKFTFYRQLDEMDCGPTCLKMIAAFYGKVYATEYLRELSHTTREGVSLMGLSEAAEAIAMKSFAVKVDFTTLLNDVTLPCIIHWQQNHFVVVYRIGKNKIWVADPSFNLITYSKEEFLAGWLYNKKKTATDEGIVFIVEPTVQFFEEETGTENRRTGIKILFPYLKPFTKYILQLFVGLIIASILQLIFPFLTQGVVDYGIKNQNIHFIYLMLFAQLMLFFSQSTVEIIRSWILLHVGSRMSISLLSDFLVKVMKLPIAFFDSKMTGDLLQRIEDHNRIESLLSSTTLNVLFSVVNLFVFGTILAFYNLSILLIFLLGAVLYSGWVLFFMKRRATLDFKRYSYESENRNSLIQLIQGMQEIKLNNSEKRRRWEWETTQVKLFKISLKGLTVAQYQTLGANFINQIKNIFITFLSAKAVIQGDMTLGMMLAVQYIIGQLNEPINNFISFTRTAQDASLSLQRLGEIHDKEEEEKNNLAQTPFLATYAKDIFINNVSFSYSGPNSPAILKDLDFYIPQGKVTAIVGASGSGKTTLLKLLLKFYAPTQGKIQVGNISLNTISARAWREKCGVVMQDGFIFADTIARNITESDSHTSIDRKRLLHAVRVANIENFIESLPQGYNTNIGGNGIALSGGEKQRLLIARAVYKNPEFLFFDEATSALDANNEKIIMKRLEDFYAGRTVVVIAHRLSTVKNADQVLMMDQGRIIESGSHDYLTQTKGAYYTLVKNQLELGN; encoded by the coding sequence ATGAAAAAATTTACTTTTTACCGGCAACTAGATGAGATGGATTGTGGTCCTACTTGTTTGAAAATGATTGCTGCTTTTTATGGTAAAGTATACGCAACCGAGTATTTAAGGGAACTAAGCCATACTACCCGCGAAGGAGTTTCGCTAATGGGATTATCCGAGGCAGCAGAAGCTATTGCTATGAAATCTTTCGCGGTAAAAGTTGATTTTACTACCCTGCTAAACGATGTAACTTTACCTTGTATTATTCACTGGCAACAAAACCATTTTGTAGTAGTTTACCGGATTGGAAAGAATAAAATATGGGTAGCCGACCCGAGTTTTAATTTAATCACCTACTCCAAAGAAGAATTTTTAGCCGGTTGGCTATATAACAAGAAAAAAACCGCTACCGACGAAGGCATTGTTTTTATAGTAGAACCTACAGTTCAATTTTTTGAAGAAGAAACCGGCACAGAGAATCGCCGGACTGGAATAAAAATATTATTTCCTTACCTGAAACCTTTTACCAAATATATTTTACAGTTGTTTGTCGGCTTAATCATAGCCAGTATTCTGCAACTTATTTTTCCTTTTCTTACCCAAGGGGTAGTCGATTACGGCATAAAAAACCAGAACATCCACTTTATTTACTTAATGCTATTTGCCCAGTTAATGCTGTTCTTTTCGCAATCTACGGTAGAGATAATTAGAAGCTGGATTTTATTGCACGTGGGTTCCAGAATGAGCATTTCCCTATTATCTGATTTTCTGGTTAAGGTAATGAAGCTCCCAATTGCTTTTTTTGATTCAAAAATGACCGGCGACCTGTTGCAACGGATAGAAGACCATAACCGCATCGAATCTTTATTATCATCTACTACCTTAAACGTTTTATTTTCGGTGGTTAACTTATTTGTATTCGGAACCATCCTGGCATTTTATAACCTATCTATTTTGCTGATTTTTTTGCTAGGGGCCGTGCTATATTCGGGCTGGGTTTTATTTTTTATGAAAAGAAGAGCCACCCTGGACTTCAAGCGTTATAGTTATGAATCGGAAAACCGCAACAGCCTCATTCAATTAATTCAGGGAATGCAGGAGATTAAATTAAATAATTCGGAGAAGAGAAGGCGCTGGGAATGGGAAACTACCCAGGTAAAATTATTTAAAATTTCCCTGAAAGGATTAACAGTAGCTCAATACCAGACTTTAGGTGCCAACTTTATAAATCAAATCAAGAATATTTTCATTACGTTTTTATCCGCCAAGGCAGTAATACAGGGAGATATGACATTAGGGATGATGCTGGCGGTACAATACATTATCGGACAATTAAATGAGCCTATCAATAATTTTATATCTTTTACCAGAACGGCCCAGGACGCTTCTTTAAGCCTACAAAGACTGGGTGAAATTCATGATAAAGAAGAGGAAGAAAAAAATAATTTAGCGCAAACTCCTTTTCTTGCTACTTATGCCAAAGATATTTTTATAAATAATGTAAGCTTTAGTTACAGTGGGCCCAATAGTCCGGCAATTTTAAAAGATCTTGATTTTTATATTCCGCAGGGTAAAGTTACCGCCATTGTGGGAGCCAGCGGCAGCGGTAAAACCACCTTGTTAAAACTCTTACTTAAATTTTATGCTCCTACCCAAGGCAAAATACAAGTGGGTAATATTAGCCTAAATACAATAAGTGCCCGAGCCTGGCGAGAAAAATGTGGAGTAGTAATGCAAGACGGTTTTATTTTTGCCGACACCATAGCCCGCAATATCACCGAATCAGATTCCCACACTTCCATCGATAGAAAAAGGTTGCTGCATGCGGTACGAGTAGCCAATATAGAAAATTTCATAGAATCTCTACCACAGGGGTACAACACTAATATTGGCGGTAATGGCATTGCTCTAAGCGGCGGCGAAAAACAACGCTTATTAATTGCCCGGGCAGTATATAAAAATCCGGAATTTTTGTTTTTCGACGAAGCTACCAGCGCGCTGGATGCCAATAACGAAAAAATTATAATGAAGCGCTTAGAGGATTTTTATGCCGGCCGAACAGTAGTAGTGATTGCGCACCGGTTGAGCACCGTAAAAAATGCGGACCAGGTACTTATGATGGACCAGGGAAGAATTATTGAAAGCGGTTCTCACGACTATTTAACTCAGACTAAAGGAGCGTATTATACCCTGGTTAAAAATCAATTGGAACTAGGCAATTAA
- a CDS encoding glycosyltransferase family 4 protein: MSKLNVLLLGWEFSTAIREEQETSCYYIAKALSQRVDLSVLLPHTDPNFILNNAELTGLDQLDLQGIQTSSTKPRPLPFANEPYIKNNIPLYGTSNYVTPPEGYVRPEAFKRISTSGTGSQSNSSKIQEKNTGPANIFGYKEFDALSLDAQVIEYARYTSRWALQRNFDIIYAYNYRTFLAGTELKLLTGKKLILQVDSLSYEHCQPDSKGWMYELEKQAFRKCDYILTSTGDMAVTLVKDYGISPAKLESIEIEKNQLLKSLHATGEQQPANLKSASLNKSAVNKANMHLFIQEKVEASWQPTADAIWEVIQMVATT; encoded by the coding sequence ATGAGCAAACTGAATGTATTACTTCTTGGTTGGGAATTTTCTACTGCTATTCGTGAAGAGCAGGAGACTAGTTGTTACTATATTGCTAAAGCCTTATCTCAACGGGTAGATTTATCGGTGCTTTTGCCCCATACGGATCCGAATTTTATTCTCAACAACGCCGAACTCACAGGCTTGGATCAGTTAGATTTGCAAGGAATCCAAACTAGTTCCACTAAGCCGCGTCCGTTGCCATTTGCGAATGAACCTTATATTAAAAATAATATTCCTCTTTATGGTACCAGTAATTATGTAACGCCACCAGAAGGCTATGTAAGACCAGAAGCGTTCAAAAGAATAAGTACATCCGGAACAGGTTCGCAAAGTAATTCCAGTAAAATTCAGGAAAAGAATACAGGACCTGCTAACATTTTTGGGTATAAAGAGTTCGATGCTTTAAGTTTAGATGCGCAAGTAATTGAATATGCCCGATATACTAGTCGTTGGGCACTTCAGCGAAATTTTGATATTATTTATGCATATAACTACAGAACCTTTTTGGCTGGAACAGAATTAAAATTATTGACCGGAAAAAAACTAATACTCCAGGTAGACTCTTTAAGTTATGAACATTGCCAACCGGATAGTAAAGGGTGGATGTATGAACTGGAAAAACAAGCCTTCCGAAAGTGTGATTATATCCTTACCAGTACAGGTGATATGGCTGTTACTTTAGTAAAGGATTATGGTATTTCTCCTGCTAAACTCGAATCTATAGAAATAGAAAAGAACCAACTTCTTAAAAGCCTACATGCAACAGGTGAGCAGCAACCAGCTAATTTAAAGAGTGCCTCCTTAAATAAATCAGCTGTAAATAAAGCTAATATGCATTTATTTATTCAAGAAAAGGTAGAAGCTAGTTGGCAACCTACTGCTGATGCTATTTGGGAGGTTATTCAAATGGTAGCCACCACTTAG
- a CDS encoding DcaP family trimeric outer membrane transporter translates to MSHFNYSLSINFRQVLFLLLFLLIINSAKAQEQEKSLEVYGYIKADVGYNFKQIDPNWFDVLRVTKLPQYKDQFAPDGKIYFSVRQTRLGLNSLSQTPLGKLKANFEFDLFGVGPDVGQTTFRFRKAYVELGRFTVGQTESLFTDVDVTPNTLDFGAPPSRAFLRPIQVRYMQVGEQDRWGIALEQPGAVTESGIYAERIELQNVRPEFKLPDLAMDYRRITGKGYIELAGALKWIRWEDTGNAPIDLSGNEIGWGFNISSNQQLDSKTLFRGQLVYGKGIENHLTDAGADVGIKNNLSDPTTPVLGMALPVMGGLAFLERNWNSKWSSTLGYSQVRISNSDAQAPNAFKKGHYATFNLLYQPFSQAMMGAELQWGKRNNFSDGFSSSVVRVQFSIKYSFSHLVFENTNQ, encoded by the coding sequence ATGAGCCATTTCAATTATTCCCTCAGTATAAATTTTCGACAGGTCTTGTTCCTGTTACTTTTTCTGTTAATCATCAATTCTGCGAAAGCGCAGGAACAAGAAAAAAGCCTGGAAGTATATGGGTACATCAAGGCCGATGTAGGTTATAATTTCAAGCAAATTGATCCCAATTGGTTTGATGTACTTCGCGTTACCAAACTCCCCCAGTATAAAGACCAATTTGCGCCGGATGGGAAAATATATTTCAGCGTTCGTCAAACCAGATTGGGGTTAAATAGCCTGTCGCAAACGCCTTTGGGCAAGCTCAAAGCTAATTTTGAATTCGACCTTTTTGGTGTCGGACCGGACGTAGGCCAAACCACTTTCCGCTTCCGGAAGGCTTATGTTGAACTAGGAAGATTTACTGTTGGGCAAACCGAAAGCCTTTTCACCGATGTTGATGTAACTCCCAACACCCTAGATTTCGGAGCCCCGCCCAGCAGAGCCTTTCTGCGGCCTATCCAGGTGCGTTATATGCAGGTTGGGGAACAGGATAGATGGGGAATTGCCTTGGAACAACCAGGTGCCGTTACCGAGTCGGGTATTTATGCCGAACGAATAGAACTGCAAAACGTGCGGCCCGAATTTAAATTACCAGACTTGGCCATGGATTACCGCAGAATTACCGGAAAGGGATACATCGAGTTGGCGGGTGCTTTAAAATGGATTCGGTGGGAAGATACCGGTAATGCTCCTATTGACTTAAGTGGAAATGAAATCGGATGGGGTTTTAACATCAGCTCCAACCAGCAATTAGATAGTAAAACTCTTTTCCGAGGACAATTGGTCTATGGCAAGGGTATTGAGAACCATTTAACGGATGCTGGTGCTGATGTAGGCATTAAAAATAATTTAAGCGATCCTACTACACCCGTTTTAGGAATGGCATTGCCGGTTATGGGTGGCCTTGCCTTTCTGGAACGTAACTGGAATAGCAAATGGAGCAGCACGCTGGGGTATTCCCAGGTACGAATTTCTAACTCGGATGCTCAAGCGCCTAATGCTTTTAAAAAGGGGCATTATGCCACTTTTAATTTACTCTACCAGCCCTTTTCACAAGCTATGATGGGAGCTGAACTGCAATGGGGAAAGAGGAATAATTTTAGTGATGGTTTTAGCTCCTCGGTGGTTAGAGTGCAATTTTCAATTAAATACAGTTTCTCCCATTTAGTTTTTGAGAACACAAATCAATAA
- the gwsG gene encoding grasp-with-spasm system ATP-grasp peptide maturase yields MICIFSTSLDQSTTEVIRWLHYLGKKDVIRVNYNDRNIRICLDITEGQFSFKWNEKLVYLNDIEAVWYRKGKNWLCDQFFSVTVEDRASFTSYFNNKLKNEEARLTEYLHYIIENTVPALGSSTKGNLNKLVVLAMAKATGLLIPDFYITNYREGVEKVFRQLPDLITKSMSDGLYLFDTIEKSTGYFSYTEKLNKNGTTLLPEQISPSFLQKNIHKKYEVRVFFLENTCYSMAILSQNDEQTKTDYRKYNEKKPNRYVPYKLPRELDQKIKLLFKKLDLNTGSVDLMIDQQDNAYFLEINPVGQFGMLSDPCNYFLEKQVALHLLHHARTRTN; encoded by the coding sequence GTGATTTGTATATTTAGCACTTCCCTCGATCAATCCACAACTGAAGTAATCCGATGGCTTCATTATTTAGGCAAAAAAGATGTAATCAGAGTGAATTATAATGATAGGAACATTCGCATTTGTTTGGATATTACAGAAGGGCAATTTTCTTTTAAATGGAATGAAAAACTTGTTTATTTAAATGATATTGAAGCTGTATGGTACCGAAAAGGAAAAAATTGGCTGTGCGATCAATTCTTTTCGGTTACTGTGGAAGATCGTGCTTCTTTTACCTCCTATTTTAATAATAAATTAAAGAACGAAGAGGCGAGATTAACAGAGTACCTGCATTACATTATTGAAAACACGGTTCCTGCTCTGGGATCTTCAACAAAAGGTAATTTAAATAAGTTAGTGGTACTGGCTATGGCTAAAGCTACTGGGTTGCTGATTCCGGACTTTTACATTACTAATTACAGAGAAGGAGTAGAAAAAGTATTTAGACAATTGCCGGATTTAATTACAAAGTCTATGTCCGATGGACTTTATTTATTTGATACTATAGAGAAATCAACCGGTTATTTTTCCTACACGGAAAAATTAAATAAAAACGGAACTACCCTTTTACCCGAACAAATATCGCCGTCTTTTCTGCAGAAAAATATACATAAGAAATATGAAGTCAGAGTGTTTTTTTTAGAGAATACGTGCTATTCTATGGCCATACTTTCCCAGAACGATGAGCAAACCAAAACCGATTACCGGAAATACAATGAAAAAAAGCCTAACCGGTATGTTCCTTATAAACTTCCCCGGGAGCTTGATCAAAAGATCAAGCTGTTATTCAAAAAGCTTGATTTAAATACCGGTTCCGTTGATTTGATGATTGATCAGCAAGATAATGCTTATTTTCTGGAAATAAATCCGGTTGGTCAATTTGGAATGTTATCTGATCCGTGTAATTATTTTTTAGAAAAACAAGTGGCTTTACACCTCTTACATCATGCACGAACCAGAACAAATTAA
- the gwsS gene encoding grasp-with-spasm system SPASM domain peptide maturase, giving the protein MSLQLNINLDTYLHLHADCIPVKGATRFVICDLTRNELLFFPSEYYEVLEYLRSDKIGFLLKDIISEEEKTLVVEFIEFLNQHEFISFLHDPSLFPAIEEKWDIPAIIQNAIIDVDITYHDFDKIFQELDELGCQFVQIRSFSDILSLDGLYQVLSSAHHKSIQSIELILKYNAHISDEAYIKLIEDHPIIAGLTIHSSPEKRTLIVDYGCDIESIRYVDKHIHLVTQQITSQAHCGIINVKSLNAPTVNNFFETKLFNGCLNRKVSVDTNGEIKNCPSMLTSYGNIKDTSLSEAINNYGFTDTWKITKDQIAVCKDCEFRYVCSDCRAYVENPEDIFSKPLKCGYNPYTCEWEEWSQNPLKQKAIAFYYLNDSIMDQNRTKVTSALSA; this is encoded by the coding sequence ATGAGCTTACAATTAAATATTAATCTAGATACTTATCTTCATCTGCATGCTGATTGTATTCCGGTAAAGGGAGCCACGCGGTTTGTAATTTGCGACTTAACCAGAAACGAATTACTATTTTTTCCAAGCGAATATTATGAAGTATTGGAATATTTGAGAAGCGATAAGATTGGTTTTCTTCTAAAAGATATAATCAGTGAAGAAGAAAAAACTTTGGTTGTGGAATTTATAGAATTCTTAAATCAACACGAATTTATTTCCTTTTTGCACGATCCTTCTTTGTTTCCGGCTATTGAAGAAAAATGGGATATACCAGCGATTATTCAAAATGCCATTATTGATGTAGATATTACTTATCACGACTTTGATAAAATTTTTCAGGAATTAGATGAACTGGGTTGTCAGTTTGTTCAGATAAGATCTTTTTCTGATATTCTATCACTAGATGGCTTGTACCAGGTGCTTTCATCTGCTCATCATAAATCTATTCAGAGCATTGAATTAATTTTAAAATATAACGCTCATATTTCGGATGAAGCTTATATAAAATTAATAGAAGATCATCCTATCATAGCGGGTTTAACAATTCATTCTTCGCCGGAAAAAAGAACCTTAATTGTGGATTATGGCTGTGATATAGAATCAATTCGCTACGTTGATAAACACATTCACCTGGTTACTCAACAAATTACTTCTCAAGCTCATTGCGGAATTATAAATGTAAAGAGTTTAAATGCACCTACCGTAAATAATTTTTTCGAAACCAAATTATTTAATGGCTGCTTAAACCGGAAAGTGTCGGTTGATACCAATGGCGAGATCAAAAACTGTCCATCCATGCTAACATCCTACGGCAATATTAAGGATACAAGTTTAAGCGAAGCGATTAATAACTACGGATTTACAGATACATGGAAGATTACCAAAGACCAGATAGCCGTTTGTAAGGATTGTGAATTCAGGTATGTCTGTTCGGATTGCCGGGCGTACGTAGAGAATCCAGAGGATATTTTTAGTAAACCTCTAAAGTGCGGCTATAATCCTTATACCTGTGAGTGGGAAGAGTGGAGCCAGAACCCTTTAAAGCAGAAAGCCATTGCCTTTTACTACTTAAATGATTCGATAATGGATCAAAATCGGACCAAGGTAACTTCCGCTCTTAGCGCGTAA